The genomic DNA GATTCTTACTTCTTAGTAGTTACTAGTTTTAATAACTGACACTTATCAATTActatttttctatctttttcagAGTTTGAATGTCAAGACTTAAACTAGAAGCTTGCATAGACACATCACTCGGATGTAAggtaaatgtttaaaatttgatgtttgatttaTGTTAAGGACATGAAGTGAAATGAAAAGCCGATGCTTACACTGGTTTTTTAACTAAGAATTTGTTACTTTGTTGTATTAGGGGCATGAAGAAATTGAAGTATGGGACTAAGAAGAAGCTTGAGGGGGTCGTTGTTGGTGGCTTGCATTGGAGGTTGTTATTGCAAGATCATCTGTTATCTTTCTATTTATCTTTGTTCTTTAGGATGGTGCTCTactttggttttgaaatttacGATGGTGATTTACTTTTTTAGGATGTTATTGCCTTATAGGcttggttttcaaaattttaagctGTTATCGACATTCACATGGTTTCAATTTAAGATGTTATGAATTCTTTAAGATgttattgcttttatttttctcataagTCTCGGATTGCTTTAAGATGTTATTGCTTTACTAAaactttcaaacatttttaGATGTTGTTGCAAATAATAATTGGGTCTGAAATAtccgaaaacaaaacaatatccGATACATGAAAAATCCGACCCGAAATCCGATCCGAAGTTTATAAATTATCCGTATGGATATTAGaattaatatccaaattatcCGAAATCCGAATAACCCGATCCGAAACTGACCCGACATCCGAACGATTATGCCTAATAATCCGTATGGATATTAGaatcaatatccaaattatCCGAAATCCGAATAACCCGATCCGAAACTGACCCGACATCCGAACGATTATGCCTAATAATCCGTATGGATATTAGaatcaatatccaaattatCCGAAATCCGAATAACCCGATCCGAAACTGACCCGACATCCGAACGATTATGCCTAATAATCCGTATGGATATTAGaatcaatatccaaattatCCGAAATCCGAATTACCTGACCCGAAACCGATCCGATGTCCAAAAGTCCAGCCCTAAAAGGAACCATGGAAATGTAAATACTGATAACTAAAATCAGTATACCGTTCTCTCTTGCTATATTTTTCTTGTCCTTCCTGTTCATAGTTGCAAGATTacgtaaatattataaaattatattttagaagAAATATATAGTATGAGATTCCAATCACTTCAcacaaaatgaatgaaaaataaataataattcataCAGCTATTGTGATTATGATGGCAAGACACTGGGGCAAACATACTAAGAAATTTCAATCAGTTTGCTAACAATAAATCACATGCAAACAGGCTTTTCTAGATTTTATATAGTAGACCCACACTTCCTATCAGGTGGCTCTACATATTCATACGTGTAAATAAGTTGTTGAATACAAGCTGACGTGGCCTATCCTGCTTGGTCGATATtaaaatttggaagaagaatatatatatatatatatatatatatatatactagaaaataaaaatgaaacttgTCTCTTCAGTTTCATCACTAGCCCAGTGCTCCACCATTAGACAAAGACATtgtagaatgaagaagatgTCAATAAATAGGAATGATGATTAAGAGAAAAATTATACGTTCAAAAGTCCCGAAGTTACTGTCTAGCAGTTGTCGCCATGGCCTCTTTGGTAATGCAGtttgaaggagagaagaaaaacGCATGTGAAGTTGCAGACGTAACCCTCAAGCAAGAAGATGAACAACAAGGGATATCTTATTCGACGTCGTTCAGGGAAGAGAGGGACACCTTCGGGCCGATACAAGTTCCTTCGGATAAGTTCGTTATCTGATTTTTacgatatatattatatggtaTTAATTGATCTCGAGGGAAAACGTTTTCacattgttattgttgttgtgtgttaGGTTATGGGGAGCCCAGACGCAGAGATCGCTTCGGAACTTCGAAATAGGCGGCAATCGCGAGAGAATGCCCGAACCAATCATCCGTGCTTTTGGTGTCTTGAAGAAATGTGCTGCCAAGGTTTTAATATATGCACTAAAGTCTCTTGTGTAAATTTGCTTTCTCGTTTTGTGTCGtgagttgatgatgatgttttaggTTAACATGGAGTATGGTCTTGATCCAACGATCGGGGAAGCTATAATGCAAGCTGCACAAGAAGTAGCAGAGGGAAAGCTTAATGATCATTTTCCACTTGTTGTATGGCAAACTGGTAGTGGCACTCAGAGTAATATGAATGCTAATGAGGTAATTTCCATGCAGTAATATTGGTGATATGTTTTGTAGGATCGTTCTCATGCAAATACTACATGGGGGGAAATATGTGGTCCCAAACTAAGAAACagaattataattaacaattttccGGCTTCAATTCTTACAGTACTAGTGTTTAATTGTATTTGTTATGATGGAGATCCCATTTAATTGTGAAAAGAATGATAATCGAATTAAgagaatatatacaaaagagactgaataaaatttttatcaCTCAAGTACGTAACATTTGATTAAACttttggtttctctctctctctcattattTTAGTTGATTAATgtgaaaccaaattaaatttattaatcgATTATCCTAAAAACTATGAGCTAATTTTAACCAAAGATACAATACATCTGTTcagtttttattaaattttatacgAGCTAATTTTAACCAaagatataatttattaatcGATTATCCTAAAAACTATGAGcatgtaaatttttatatttaataaagcGAAATTTTAAGTGGGTAAATAGATGATGAAAGAggcatttttttaaaagggtaCACTAAAagagtaattttcaaaaaatctcttctttttatttgttctacttttatgttttatttttataacaacaagattcatttttcttaattaaactGTAAAAAAATGTCCGCTAAtgaaataattatatgttgatGCGAGCATCAATCATGTATTAGGAAACATcctaactttttgttttttttttttgtttttttgttttgtttttttaggtaaTTGCTAATAGGGCAGCTGAGATTCTTGGCCACAAACGTGGCGAAAAGATTGTGCACCCAAATGACCATGTGAACAGATCACAATCTTCTAATGACACTTTTCCGACTGTAAGCTTTAGTTTGCATTCCCATTCCAATAATTTTGCATGCTCAACGTTCATTTAATTGCTTTTCTTTCTTACATGTATGCTCACTGGCCAATGCTCTGTCAAGTGCTAGTAATCAGGctgtattattttggtttaatctaGGTCATGCACATTGCTGCTGCAACCGAGATTACTTCGAGGCTGATCCCTAGTCTGAAAAATTTGCATAGCACTTTGGAGTCGAAGGTCAGACCTTTTCCCAATTCCCACTCTTTCTCAAGTGACAATTGATCTAGTTGCTAAATTGCAAcatcttattattttaacatGAAAATTCAATTGCTCTGACTTTAGTGGTGTCAAGAAACACTTGTGACCAATTTGGTACTATTTATTGAGTGTTGCTTTTgcaattttacatttagggaACATATTCTGACATTTGAAACTTTAGTATTTAAGCATTTTTTTCCTAGCTAGCCTTATATAGTCCTCGTCACATTTtatgttgcatatgcatttccACTCAAATTGCATAGTCTATTTGCTCTGcattctgactttttttttttgtctcatctTACTCGGTTACTGGGCCTGGCAGTCATTCGAATTCAAAGATATTGTGAAAATTGGAAGAACTCATACTCAAGATGCTACACCGTTGACGCTTGGACAAGAATTTGGCGGTTATGCGACTcaagtaaaaaaattgttctgTTTTCTCATTTCTGTGCTAGCTTGCCTAACAAAACTGAAAATCACACAAGCcatctagaaataatttttaaagtttggatCTCATAATTGTAGGTTAAGTATGGACTTAATAGAGTCTCATGTACTCTACCCCGCATCTATCAGGTTTGGAAATGATATCTCTAGAGGATACGTCTCCAATGTTTATAGAGCTCTAACTTGCTAAACATATTTTTCACAGCTTGCACAAGGTGGAACTGCTGTTGGGACCGGATTAAACACTACAAAAGGGTATAACtcatatctgatttttttttttatcccaagTTCATCT from Camelina sativa cultivar DH55 chromosome 2, Cs, whole genome shotgun sequence includes the following:
- the LOC104725620 gene encoding fumarate hydratase 2, chloroplastic, whose amino-acid sequence is MASLVMQFEGEKKNACEVADVTLKQEDEQQGISYSTSFREERDTFGPIQVPSDKLWGAQTQRSLRNFEIGGNRERMPEPIIRAFGVLKKCAAKVNMEYGLDPTIGEAIMQAAQEVAEGKLNDHFPLVVWQTGSGTQSNMNANEVIANRAAEILGHKRGEKIVHPNDHVNRSQSSNDTFPTVMHIAAATEITSRLIPSLKNLHSTLESKSFEFKDIVKIGRTHTQDATPLTLGQEFGGYATQVKYGLNRVSCTLPRIYQLAQGGTAVGTGLNTTKGFDVKIAAAVAEETNLPFVTAENKFEALAAHDACVETSGSLNTIATSLMKIANDIRFLGSGPRCGLGELSLPENEPGSSIMPGKVNPTQCEALTMVCAQVMGNHVAVTIGGSNGHFELNVFKPVIASALLHSIRLVADASASFEKNCVRGIEANRERISKLLHESLMLVTSLNPKIGYDNAASVAKKAHKEGCTLKVAAMNLGVLTPEEFDSLVVPEKMIGPSD